Proteins from a genomic interval of Thermoanaerobacterium thermosaccharolyticum DSM 571:
- a CDS encoding serine hydrolase, whose product MLRRLKKMLLYFFILLIAFVPTISYGDNSLPQFSFGSRLLYAGTYGTDVLKLQSILNNIGFDTGIIDGIFGNNTLKGVLNFQKAENLVADGIVGSKTYSAIQNATWSNPVVYYVQPNDNIYFIAKKFGTSIQDILDENGLNSNASLYTGEKLLIPHPPVVVPPQLDNAANYQELKNNIETLLSQHPGKYGVYFIDLNSGETFDINGYDSFVAASTYKVPLNFYLYTLITEGKIDPNMEVQYTSQDYESGSGSIQYDPVGTYYTIRELSRRSIEESDNIASNMIMRVVGYDNYLNFMKSMGANVIPYTSNITSPRDLSLYMENLLNYVNAHSGTAGELLNYLENTIYNDRISYPLPSNITVAHKIGNLSDVVNDTAIVFYPSKPYILTVMGNNVDGSDNSDAYTVIREISKMVYDFQSR is encoded by the coding sequence ATGTTGAGAAGACTTAAAAAGATGCTTTTATATTTCTTTATCCTTTTAATAGCGTTTGTGCCTACAATTTCATATGGTGATAATAGTCTTCCTCAATTTAGTTTTGGGTCAAGGCTTTTATATGCCGGAACGTACGGCACTGATGTTTTAAAACTTCAAAGCATACTGAATAATATTGGATTTGATACCGGTATTATCGACGGTATTTTTGGCAATAACACATTAAAAGGAGTTCTGAATTTTCAGAAGGCAGAGAACTTAGTTGCTGATGGCATTGTTGGTTCCAAAACGTACTCTGCTATACAGAATGCGACGTGGAGCAATCCAGTCGTTTATTATGTACAACCTAATGACAATATTTATTTTATAGCAAAAAAATTTGGAACTTCGATTCAAGACATTTTAGATGAGAATGGGCTCAACAGCAATGCGTCGTTGTACACAGGAGAAAAATTGCTGATACCGCATCCACCGGTTGTGGTACCGCCTCAGCTTGATAATGCCGCTAATTATCAAGAATTAAAAAATAATATTGAGACATTGCTTAGTCAGCATCCAGGGAAGTACGGTGTATATTTTATAGATTTAAATTCTGGCGAGACTTTTGACATAAATGGATATGATTCTTTTGTTGCTGCAAGCACCTATAAAGTTCCTCTTAATTTTTATCTATACACATTGATAACTGAAGGTAAGATAGATCCTAACATGGAAGTGCAGTATACATCACAGGATTACGAAAGCGGCTCAGGTTCTATACAGTACGATCCAGTAGGAACTTATTATACAATAAGGGAACTTTCTAGAAGATCAATTGAAGAAAGTGATAATATAGCTTCAAACATGATAATGAGAGTTGTAGGATACGATAATTATTTAAACTTTATGAAAAGCATGGGTGCTAATGTTATACCGTATACAAGTAATATCACATCACCGAGAGATTTGAGCTTGTATATGGAAAACTTATTAAATTATGTAAATGCTCACAGCGGCACTGCAGGAGAACTTCTAAATTACCTTGAAAATACCATATACAATGACAGGATTTCATATCCGCTGCCAAGCAATATAACTGTTGCTCATAAGATTGGCAATCTTTCCGATGTGGTAAATGATACTGCGATAGTATTTTATCCGTCAAAACCGTATATATTGACGGTTATGGGCAATAATGTGGACGGTTCTGATAATTCAGATGCATACACTGTAATAAGAGAAATCTCAAAAATGGTATATGATTTCCAAAGCAGATGA
- a CDS encoding Cof-type HAD-IIB family hydrolase, whose protein sequence is MKYKMVVADADGTLLNDKKEITVATKNSIEKFRDKGGIFTLATGRGILSATPYINELNIDVPVILFNGCMIYNPVDKKILFEKYLSDDLYKLTANLWQEGRYNVDILVYSIDGIFVNKISDFIKSYMAIEHVKCDIVDDLSSLNKIIKVLFRGNSKTSLKLVDEIRQLSDEPFTCVQSDEFFIEILPYGVTKGSALVKLCNILDIDIKSVVAIGDQDNDREMILKAGCGVAMGNADDSIKNSANYIAKSNLEDGVSDILEKVINEEI, encoded by the coding sequence ATGAAGTATAAAATGGTAGTAGCCGACGCAGATGGAACTTTATTAAATGATAAAAAAGAAATAACAGTCGCAACAAAGAATAGCATTGAAAAATTTCGTGACAAGGGCGGTATTTTCACATTAGCAACTGGTCGAGGAATTTTATCTGCAACACCGTATATAAATGAGCTTAATATAGATGTACCTGTTATACTATTTAATGGATGTATGATATATAATCCCGTAGATAAAAAAATATTATTTGAAAAATATCTTTCAGATGATCTATACAAGCTTACAGCGAATCTGTGGCAAGAAGGAAGGTACAATGTCGACATACTTGTATACAGTATAGACGGCATATTTGTCAATAAAATTTCCGATTTCATCAAATCATATATGGCTATAGAACACGTCAAATGTGATATTGTAGATGACCTTTCCAGCCTTAATAAAATAATAAAAGTATTGTTTAGAGGCAACAGCAAAACGTCTTTAAAGCTTGTAGACGAAATAAGGCAATTATCAGACGAGCCTTTTACGTGCGTACAGTCAGATGAATTTTTTATTGAAATATTGCCCTACGGCGTTACAAAAGGTTCAGCTCTCGTAAAATTGTGCAACATATTAGACATAGATATAAAAAGCGTTGTAGCAATAGGTGATCAAGACAATGACAGAGAAATGATTTTAAAGGCAGGATGCGGCGTAGCCATGGGAAATGCCGATGATAGCATAAAGAACAGTGCCAATTATATAGCTAAATCTAATCTTGAAGATGGCGTAAGCGACATATTGGAAAAAGTCATTAATGAAGAAATTTAA
- a CDS encoding bifunctional ADP-dependent NAD(P)H-hydrate dehydratase/NAD(P)H-hydrate epimerase, with protein MKIVSNKEMRDIESMAINVVGVPSICLMENAGRIVAEHSKEYLLENKKNNVIILCGKGNNGGDGYVAARYLFNSGFEVKVFIIASIGTITGDAKKNLDIIVNMGIFVAEILQKEQLKFFEKNIKECDLIIDALYGTGLDREITGIGKDLIEIINGSGKYIISIDIPSGINGDNGHVEGCAVKANKTITMQFMKKGIAVYPGVDYAGDVIVADIGIPKNLIDSFNCKYHIVSQEDVNLPRRSRNTHKGDYGKLLIIAGSKNMTGAAALCAMSAIKTGCGIVKLAVPKTIQPILQESLKEIITYGVDDKDGAFYIGSVEEVLDLSKTVDAVAIGPGLSNSVDVKAFVKEIILRIDKPIVLDADALNVLSDMVDIIYGKDIILTPHMGEMSRLLGISIDDINKNIYDTVEKFVDKYKVTLVLKGSRTVIGSNTEGIYINCTGNPGMATAGSGDVLTGMISSFLVQGLTSIKAAVYGVFYHGKAGDLAADKYGEYGVTATNIIEHIPYAIKL; from the coding sequence ATGAAAATTGTTTCAAACAAAGAGATGAGAGATATTGAGTCTATGGCTATAAATGTAGTAGGAGTACCGTCCATATGCTTGATGGAGAATGCAGGAAGGATTGTGGCAGAACATTCAAAAGAATATTTATTGGAAAATAAGAAAAACAATGTCATCATTTTGTGCGGAAAGGGGAATAATGGCGGAGACGGGTATGTAGCCGCAAGGTATCTATTTAACAGCGGGTTTGAGGTGAAAGTTTTTATTATAGCCAGTATAGGGACAATTACAGGGGATGCTAAGAAAAATCTCGACATAATAGTTAATATGGGAATTTTTGTTGCAGAAATACTGCAAAAAGAACAGCTAAAATTTTTTGAAAAGAATATCAAGGAATGTGATTTAATAATAGATGCGCTGTACGGCACTGGACTTGATAGAGAGATAACAGGAATAGGCAAGGATTTGATAGAAATTATAAATGGATCTGGAAAGTACATTATATCTATCGACATACCTTCCGGAATAAATGGTGACAATGGACATGTAGAAGGATGTGCAGTTAAGGCTAATAAGACGATAACGATGCAGTTTATGAAAAAAGGCATTGCCGTATATCCAGGTGTAGATTATGCAGGTGATGTTATTGTCGCAGATATAGGTATACCAAAAAATTTGATTGATAGCTTTAATTGCAAATATCACATCGTCTCACAGGAAGATGTGAATTTGCCTAGAAGAAGTAGAAATACGCATAAAGGCGATTATGGAAAACTATTGATTATAGCTGGTTCAAAGAATATGACGGGGGCTGCGGCATTGTGCGCCATGAGTGCAATAAAAACTGGCTGTGGAATTGTAAAATTAGCGGTTCCTAAAACTATTCAGCCTATCTTACAGGAAAGTTTAAAAGAGATTATAACATACGGTGTAGATGACAAAGATGGGGCATTTTATATAGGTTCAGTCGAAGAAGTTTTAGATCTTTCAAAGACGGTAGATGCGGTGGCGATAGGACCTGGGCTTTCTAATAGTGTGGATGTAAAAGCATTTGTAAAAGAGATAATATTAAGAATAGATAAACCAATAGTACTGGATGCAGATGCTTTAAATGTTTTATCAGATATGGTAGATATCATTTATGGTAAAGACATTATTTTGACGCCTCACATGGGGGAAATGTCACGTCTTTTAGGTATTTCTATCGATGATATAAATAAAAATATATATGATACAGTAGAAAAATTTGTTGATAAGTATAAAGTTACACTTGTGCTTAAGGGTTCAAGAACAGTAATAGGAAGTAACACTGAAGGCATATATATTAATTGTACGGGGAATCCCGGCATGGCGACGGCTGGATCTGGAGATGTTTTAACTGGGATGATTTCTTCGTTTTTGGTACAGGGATTGACTAGCATAAAAGCAGCAGTATATGGCGTATTTTATCATGGAAAAGCAGGTGATCTGGCGGCAGACAAGTATGGAGAGTATGGTGTAACGGCCACAAATATAATTGAGCATATTCCGTATGCTATAAAATTGTGA
- a CDS encoding DUF438 domain-containing protein codes for MENKIDKLADILKRLNNNEDPDSVKNEARELIEDLTAEELSLAEQKLVDEGIEAEELRSLCSVHIEMLEGQLNDLKASLPQDHVLNTFIEEHDEILKLLDRLEQLNSKIQKMKSSEESATIFSDLKNTAEGILSAEKHHKREEDVLFPELENLGITGPTRIMRLEHDEIRLRKRMLVELSNSVNFLDFTDFKNRVNELSNYIVFNMRDHIFKENYILYPTAYEAIADDNLWSDMKKRCDEIGYCQFTPLI; via the coding sequence ATGGAAAATAAGATTGATAAATTAGCAGATATCTTAAAAAGGTTAAACAACAATGAAGATCCTGACTCTGTTAAAAACGAAGCAAGAGAACTAATAGAGGATCTTACTGCTGAAGAATTGTCTTTAGCTGAGCAGAAATTAGTCGATGAAGGAATTGAAGCGGAAGAATTAAGAAGTCTTTGCTCTGTTCACATAGAGATGCTAGAAGGACAGTTAAATGATTTAAAGGCATCACTGCCACAAGATCATGTATTAAATACGTTTATAGAAGAGCACGATGAAATACTTAAATTGCTTGATAGACTGGAACAGTTAAACTCTAAAATACAGAAAATGAAATCATCTGAAGAAAGTGCGACAATATTCAGCGACCTTAAAAATACTGCTGAAGGCATTTTAAGCGCTGAAAAACATCATAAAAGAGAAGAAGATGTGCTATTCCCTGAACTAGAAAATCTCGGCATAACAGGTCCAACGAGAATAATGCGGCTTGAGCATGATGAGATAAGATTAAGAAAAAGGATGTTAGTTGAATTATCAAACAGTGTCAACTTCCTTGACTTTACAGACTTTAAAAATAGAGTAAATGAGCTATCAAACTATATCGTATTTAACATGAGAGATCACATATTTAAAGAAAATTATATCCTATATCCAACAGCTTATGAAGCTATAGCTGATGATAATCTTTGGAGCGACATGAAAAAAAGATGTGATGAAATAGGCTACTGCCAATTTACGCCTTTAATATAA
- a CDS encoding secondary thiamine-phosphate synthase enzyme YjbQ, which produces MTILKINTHSRESMIDITEEVKSAIKSSGIKDGICTVFVPHTTAGVTINENADPDVKDDIIRGLDEIIPNIRFKHMEGNSDAHIKSALVGNSANLIVENGEIQLGTWQGIYFCEFDGPRSRKVYIKVI; this is translated from the coding sequence ATGACAATATTGAAAATAAACACGCATTCTAGAGAATCCATGATAGATATAACAGAGGAAGTAAAAAGCGCGATAAAATCAAGCGGCATAAAAGACGGAATTTGTACTGTCTTTGTGCCCCACACAACGGCTGGCGTGACAATAAACGAAAATGCCGACCCTGATGTAAAAGATGATATTATTAGAGGATTGGATGAAATAATTCCCAATATACGTTTTAAGCATATGGAAGGCAACTCAGATGCACATATAAAGTCGGCTTTGGTGGGCAACTCTGCCAATTTGATAGTAGAAAACGGAGAAATTCAGCTAGGAACATGGCAGGGAATATATTTTTGCGAATTTGATGGTCCTAGAAGTAGAAAAGTATATATAAAAGTAATATAA
- a CDS encoding HelD family protein codes for MEYVDDYQAELRYLNKTIDFIKNELYRLRQLLMIEESNLLELRNAVMENAPNVPSNFDNLVEVNPYLMEIKRQTMYYNNTLKELNIFNKMLDSPYFGRFDFVEDGSDEREKIYIGLHTLRDPNTFDILVYDWRAPISSIFYQFEKGRAYFIAPDGIVEGNVVLKRQYTIKNSKLKYYFDCNLVIDDEILKEVLSRNSTAKMRTIVETIQREQDIIIRDTDSDILIVQGVAGSGKTSIALHRIAYLLYFGRDKNLKKDDILIISPNNIFSQYIKNVLPELGEENVNQIIFEDFLKDVLSDSGTIEEKSEYIERLASNEDKIKADSIRFKGSLEFVKILDRFVSYYERKMIEFTDIYYDGKVIYTRQDLKNEFLNNKINRPIQKRLERIEKMIFEKIHLLRQERISRIEKFVENYKEHEFEVKPYSRLLSIKEMKAIKNQISSFTQINYFDVYKLLFSNMDLLKKLSHGINLPEGIDEIAHMTDRSLKSGFISYEDCGPLLYLKCKIEGFKIDKRIKHVVVDEAQDYPRIFYEIFKLIFEGAKFTILGDVFQTLDREVDVAFYDVIEDVFEGMKVKKFFIEKSYRSTYEINEFNRKLLKHSPKIIPFDRHDEKPRLVQKNSFEEICNVMLEDMDMLLSHGYKTIAVICKTKDELKEVYRMMKNKIDLRILDSSDEEIVEGINVITPYAAKGLEFDAVLVFNVSKENYKTEFDRRLLYVACTRALHRLLIYSVGEVTDFIKNFYSC; via the coding sequence ATGGAATACGTTGATGATTATCAGGCAGAATTAAGATATCTTAATAAGACTATCGATTTTATCAAGAATGAGCTTTATAGGTTGAGACAATTGCTTATGATAGAGGAGTCAAATCTTTTGGAATTAAGAAATGCAGTTATGGAAAATGCACCTAATGTTCCCAGCAATTTTGACAATCTTGTAGAAGTGAATCCATATTTGATGGAGATTAAAAGACAGACGATGTATTACAATAATACATTGAAAGAATTAAATATATTTAATAAAATGCTTGATTCGCCGTATTTTGGAAGATTCGACTTCGTCGAAGATGGATCAGACGAAAGAGAAAAAATATATATTGGTTTGCACACTTTAAGAGATCCAAATACATTTGATATACTTGTATATGATTGGAGAGCGCCTATATCAAGCATATTTTACCAGTTCGAAAAGGGCAGGGCTTATTTTATAGCACCTGACGGCATTGTAGAAGGAAATGTAGTGTTAAAAAGGCAATATACGATTAAAAATTCTAAGCTTAAGTATTACTTTGACTGTAATCTGGTGATAGATGATGAAATACTAAAAGAGGTATTGAGCCGAAATTCGACAGCTAAAATGAGGACGATTGTTGAGACGATACAAAGGGAGCAAGACATCATTATAAGAGACACAGACAGCGATATTTTGATTGTACAAGGTGTTGCAGGAAGCGGAAAAACGTCAATAGCACTTCACAGAATAGCATATCTATTGTATTTTGGTAGAGATAAAAATTTAAAAAAAGATGATATACTTATAATTTCACCGAATAATATATTCAGCCAGTATATAAAAAATGTATTACCTGAGCTAGGAGAGGAAAATGTAAATCAGATTATTTTTGAGGATTTTTTGAAAGATGTTTTAAGCGACAGTGGAACGATAGAGGAAAAGTCAGAATACATCGAGAGACTTGCTTCAAATGAGGATAAAATAAAAGCTGATTCAATAAGATTTAAAGGCTCTTTGGAATTTGTCAAGATCTTAGACAGGTTTGTATCATACTATGAAAGAAAAATGATCGAGTTTACAGATATATATTATGATGGAAAAGTCATTTACACGAGGCAGGATTTAAAAAATGAATTTTTAAATAACAAGATAAATCGTCCTATACAGAAAAGACTAGAGCGAATAGAAAAAATGATATTTGAAAAAATTCATCTCTTAAGGCAAGAAAGGATTTCAAGGATTGAGAAATTCGTTGAAAATTATAAGGAACATGAGTTTGAAGTAAAGCCATACAGTCGGCTTTTATCCATAAAAGAGATGAAGGCAATTAAAAATCAGATAAGCAGTTTTACTCAAATAAACTACTTTGATGTTTATAAGCTGTTATTTTCAAATATGGATCTATTAAAAAAGCTTTCACATGGGATAAATTTACCAGAGGGTATAGATGAAATTGCTCACATGACAGATAGGTCGCTAAAAAGTGGATTTATAAGCTATGAAGACTGTGGCCCTCTTTTGTACTTGAAGTGCAAGATTGAAGGATTTAAAATCGATAAAAGAATAAAACACGTAGTTGTAGATGAAGCACAGGATTATCCACGTATCTTTTATGAAATTTTCAAATTAATATTTGAAGGTGCTAAGTTTACTATATTAGGGGATGTCTTTCAGACGCTGGATAGAGAAGTAGACGTCGCTTTTTACGATGTAATAGAAGATGTTTTTGAAGGAATGAAAGTCAAAAAATTTTTCATAGAAAAAAGTTACAGGTCGACTTATGAAATAAATGAATTCAACAGAAAATTGCTTAAACACTCTCCAAAAATAATACCATTTGATAGGCATGACGAAAAACCACGTTTAGTCCAAAAAAATAGCTTTGAGGAAATATGTAATGTTATGCTTGAAGATATGGATATGCTTTTAAGTCATGGGTATAAGACTATTGCAGTGATCTGCAAGACGAAAGATGAATTGAAAGAAGTCTACAGGATGATGAAAAATAAGATTGATTTAAGGATTTTAGATTCAAGCGATGAAGAAATAGTAGAAGGCATTAATGTTATTACGCCGTATGCTGCAAAAGGGTTAGAATTTGATGCAGTGCTTGTTTTTAACGTATCGAAAGAAAATTATAAAACTGAATTTGATAGAAGGCTTTTGTATGTTGCATGTACGAGGGCGCTGCATAGGCTTCTTATATATTCTGTAGGTGAAGTCACTGATTTTATAAAAAATTTTTATTCATGTTAG
- a CDS encoding ATP-binding protein: MTKQYLSRLIKDLRRVVIYKNVLNDDTVKKFVKILDFISDEKPDVDGVYKLYSELYSELTKYAVKNNVYTDIWKSKINDLVKVDENIFSLLSEKFGKDMIDKRLKMAAEKELETLKKLADVDLIGYMEEHLSFNMPPWENLINHWNKGDIADILDCKTIDEIIDYYNKNGCGLFNRYRAFRWDNGELIGVEHSDPVEFDDLIGYEEEHRIVIDNTNRFMRGLPASNILLYGDRGTGKSSTVKAVLNMYYIKGLRLIEVSRQDMMDLNKIINIISSRGLKFILFLDDLSFEENETEYKILKSTLEGGIEKLPENVIIYATSNRRHLIREYLDDSVQNELHLMDTKEEKLSLADRFGITITFMSPNQEGYLKIVESLAQKYGISLDMDTLKSESLRWCVWHNGMSPRSAKQFIDYIRSR, translated from the coding sequence GTGACTAAACAATATTTAAGTAGATTGATAAAAGATTTGAGAAGAGTCGTAATATACAAAAATGTGCTTAATGACGATACAGTTAAAAAATTTGTTAAAATTTTAGACTTTATATCTGATGAAAAGCCGGATGTAGATGGCGTATATAAACTGTATAGCGAATTGTATTCTGAGTTGACGAAATACGCAGTAAAGAACAATGTCTATACTGATATATGGAAGTCTAAAATTAATGATTTAGTAAAAGTTGATGAAAATATTTTTAGCCTTTTATCTGAGAAGTTTGGTAAAGACATGATAGATAAAAGGCTTAAAATGGCGGCAGAAAAAGAATTAGAAACCTTAAAAAAACTTGCAGATGTGGATTTAATAGGATACATGGAAGAACACTTATCCTTTAATATGCCGCCGTGGGAAAATCTTATTAATCATTGGAACAAAGGTGATATTGCAGATATACTAGATTGTAAGACTATAGACGAGATAATCGACTATTATAACAAAAATGGTTGCGGTCTATTCAATAGATACAGGGCATTTAGATGGGATAATGGGGAGCTTATCGGCGTTGAACATTCTGATCCTGTGGAATTTGATGATCTTATAGGATACGAAGAAGAGCATAGAATCGTCATAGATAACACGAACAGGTTTATGAGAGGACTTCCTGCGTCAAACATACTGTTGTATGGGGATAGAGGAACTGGCAAATCATCTACTGTAAAGGCTGTGCTTAATATGTACTACATAAAGGGCCTCAGACTGATTGAAGTAAGTCGCCAAGATATGATGGATCTAAACAAGATAATAAATATTATAAGCAGCAGAGGACTGAAATTTATCTTATTTTTGGATGATTTATCATTTGAAGAAAATGAAACTGAATACAAAATATTGAAGTCTACGCTGGAAGGTGGTATTGAAAAGCTTCCCGAAAATGTAATTATATACGCTACATCTAATAGAAGGCACTTGATAAGAGAGTATTTAGATGACAGTGTTCAAAATGAGCTTCATTTGATGGATACAAAAGAAGAAAAGTTGTCGCTTGCGGATAGATTTGGAATAACTATTACGTTCATGTCCCCAAATCAGGAGGGATATCTAAAAATCGTAGAATCACTGGCTCAAAAATACGGCATTAGTTTAGACATGGATACATTAAAAAGTGAATCCCTTAGATGGTGCGTATGGCACAATGGAATGTCACCTAGATCTGCAAAACAGTTTATTGATTACATAAGAAGCCGTTAA
- a CDS encoding LolA family protein: MKRLLLALLLMMTIAFSGCIKKPQGDAFSNIKKSLDNLKSYTSDVDIELHNNKNVKKYSMKQLYKDGKYRMEIYDESDKPDKVIVFDGSRSYVYFSKVNQTFIEDNSENIPAYSLFASFINNFKMAREIKKEDGVEYYCIDVPILEGNTFMYNEVMEFSKKDFKPSSMKIYDINGELFAEIRYKNFMYNPQLEDGLFSQSDISTFSRYMNIQNDLSIDIKDVYKYTGINPVFPEYIPENYVLVNVSIDMSNNNAINLTYLNGNDIIKIVESVYTFDGKGFEKKKSGDITYYKKGNQYVVDRNGLIIDVFSNEKVSSDEVLMILNSLI; this comes from the coding sequence TTGAAGAGGCTTTTATTGGCACTTCTACTGATGATGACTATTGCATTTTCAGGATGCATAAAAAAGCCTCAAGGAGATGCATTCTCTAATATAAAAAAGTCTCTTGATAATTTGAAAAGTTATACTTCAGATGTAGATATTGAACTTCATAATAACAAAAATGTAAAGAAGTATAGTATGAAGCAGCTTTACAAAGATGGGAAGTACCGCATGGAAATATATGATGAGTCGGATAAACCTGATAAAGTGATCGTATTTGATGGAAGCAGAAGCTACGTTTATTTTTCAAAGGTTAATCAGACCTTTATTGAAGACAATAGTGAGAACATACCTGCGTATTCCCTTTTTGCCTCATTTATAAATAATTTTAAAATGGCTAGAGAGATAAAAAAAGAAGATGGTGTGGAATATTACTGCATTGACGTTCCTATTCTAGAAGGAAATACTTTCATGTACAATGAGGTGATGGAGTTTTCAAAAAAAGATTTTAAGCCGTCATCTATGAAAATATACGATATAAATGGAGAGCTTTTTGCAGAGATAAGATACAAAAATTTTATGTATAATCCTCAGCTAGAAGATGGACTTTTTAGTCAAAGCGATATTTCTACATTTAGCAGATATATGAATATACAAAATGATTTATCTATAGATATAAAAGATGTATATAAATATACAGGTATAAATCCAGTATTTCCTGAATATATACCGGAAAATTATGTACTTGTAAATGTCAGTATAGATATGTCAAATAATAATGCAATTAATTTAACATATTTGAACGGTAATGATATAATAAAAATTGTTGAAAGTGTTTATACTTTTGACGGAAAAGGCTTTGAAAAAAAGAAAAGCGGCGATATTACGTATTATAAAAAAGGCAATCAATACGTTGTTGACAGAAATGGATTAATAATCGATGTGTTTTCTAATGAAAAAGTTAGTTCTGATGAAGTGTTGATGATTTTAAATTCTTTAATATAA
- a CDS encoding bacteriohemerythrin, whose amino-acid sequence MITWREEFRLGVEEIDKQHKRIFDIANEAYDLLKDEFHLDKYDRIVDIIKDLKNYAVYHFDYEENYMKSIGYRKLLSHKVLHDDFKEKINNIDLDKVDENQDEYIKEILNFVVDWIESHILKTDRLYAEKDLKT is encoded by the coding sequence ATGATAACGTGGAGGGAAGAATTTCGCTTAGGCGTTGAAGAAATAGACAAACAGCATAAAAGGATATTTGATATTGCTAATGAAGCATATGACCTTCTAAAAGATGAGTTTCATTTGGACAAGTATGATCGTATTGTTGATATAATCAAAGATTTAAAAAATTATGCCGTATATCATTTTGATTATGAAGAAAATTATATGAAAAGCATAGGGTATAGGAAGCTGCTTTCACATAAGGTATTGCATGATGACTTCAAAGAGAAGATAAACAACATAGATTTGGACAAGGTAGATGAAAACCAAGATGAATACATAAAGGAAATTTTAAACTTTGTTGTTGATTGGATAGAAAGCCACATATTGAAGACAGATAGACTTTATGCAGAAAAAGATTTAAAAACGTAA
- a CDS encoding DUF6514 family protein: protein MHYKRVSEYVSTINYGDKMIVRKYAVVKSEVNVFNGGENVEVPSFGIEISEQVIAENTIEKEFGDAVVHISPYKDKVEALARKFCDEDLSPLHLSDIIDDMYFEYIADYDEYAKECKIAI, encoded by the coding sequence ATGCATTACAAAAGAGTAAGCGAATATGTATCGACAATAAACTATGGCGACAAAATGATTGTGAGGAAGTATGCTGTTGTAAAATCAGAGGTAAATGTATTTAATGGCGGCGAAAACGTCGAAGTTCCTTCCTTTGGAATCGAAATTTCAGAGCAAGTAATTGCAGAGAACACAATTGAAAAAGAATTTGGGGATGCTGTGGTACATATAAGTCCATATAAGGACAAAGTCGAAGCATTGGCAAGGAAATTTTGCGATGAAGACTTGTCTCCACTACACCTATCAGACATAATTGATGATATGTACTTTGAGTACATAGCTGATTATGACGAATATGCAAAGGAATGTAAAATTGCTATATGA